From a single Pseudomonas triticicola genomic region:
- a CDS encoding glycosyltransferase family 2 protein: MKAFDLPIQPHPNFSLVLVNYKTPDITRMCLELLREHVQAQGIAVWVVDNDSADASLDYLRSLDWINLIERPSPGKEMGHIAHGKALDLALAKVETDYLFLLHTDTFVYDMEVFAMMMRECTKSADMAAVGCVEQLDRGLLRDTWRLISRFCKHHVRRLKVHLGLRSKPPRPYKETHLKSFCTLWNARLMKSLGLHFCMDEKVPGYTLQDRMVGLGYGVRFLSPRTIFRYLDHIQAGTVAATGTYGKDHRRTKMYQQTLKRLQGQRGKAGMQVST; this comes from the coding sequence ATGAAAGCCTTTGATCTACCTATCCAACCGCATCCCAACTTCAGCCTCGTCCTGGTCAATTACAAAACCCCGGACATTACCCGCATGTGTCTGGAGCTGTTGCGCGAGCATGTACAGGCGCAGGGCATCGCAGTGTGGGTGGTGGACAACGATTCGGCGGATGCCAGCCTTGATTATTTGCGTTCGCTGGACTGGATCAATCTGATCGAGCGGCCGTCGCCGGGCAAGGAAATGGGGCATATTGCCCATGGCAAGGCGCTGGATCTGGCCTTGGCGAAAGTTGAGACCGATTACCTGTTTCTGCTGCACACCGACACCTTTGTCTACGACATGGAAGTGTTTGCGATGATGATGCGCGAATGCACGAAAAGTGCGGACATGGCGGCGGTCGGTTGTGTTGAGCAACTTGATCGTGGGTTACTGCGTGATACCTGGCGTTTAATTTCGCGATTCTGCAAACATCATGTTCGTCGGCTCAAAGTTCATCTTGGCCTGCGTTCGAAACCGCCACGCCCGTATAAAGAAACCCATTTGAAAAGTTTCTGCACGCTGTGGAATGCGCGTTTGATGAAGTCGCTCGGATTGCACTTCTGCATGGATGAGAAGGTGCCGGGTTACACGCTTCAGGATCGAATGGTCGGGTTGGGCTATGGCGTCAGGTTCCTCTCGCCGCGGACGATCTTCCGCTATCTGGATCACATCCAGGCCGGCACCGTCGCGGCGACAGGCACGTATGGCAAGGATCATCGCCGGACAAAAATGTACCAGCAGACCCTCAAACGCTTGCAGGGGCAGCGCGGCAAAGCCGGCATGCAAGTTTCGACTTGA
- a CDS encoding ABC transporter permease yields the protein MIWRQTLRALLSHWRRHPVQFFSVLTGLWLATSLLTGVEALNSQARDSYARASQMIGGEPQASLSTPNGALFPQRWFIELRRQGWPVSPVLQGRLTLKGQEDQRIQVMGIEPVSLPSDSAVAGQAMPIERIVEFFSPPGSTWISPDTMRMLGLREGDTAQTASGQTLPPLLAQKDMAPGLLLVDIGVAQRLLDQPEQLSRLLLPKDFHQELPASFTDRLQLKSSGEENNLARLTESFHLNLDALGFLSFLVGLFIVHAAIGLALEQRRGLLRTLRACGVSARMLIACLVVELGVLALIGGLFGVISGYWLASVLLPDVAASLRGLYGAEVAGQLRLSPWWWFSGIGLSLLGALLAGANSLLRAARLPLLAVADPQAWHQQYSRWLRRQGWLAAALLTIALAALVWGDSLSSGFVLMAGLLLGAALALPVLLSALLNPLLGRSRSVLGQWFLADCRQQLPALSLALMALLLALAANIGAGSMTAGFRQTFNDWLEQRLSAELYINPANPAQAREMHSWLKQQPNVTAVLPNWQVSVTLQGWPADVYGIIDHSYYRQHWPLLDNSGSDPWGKLATDDAVMLSEQLARRLKLKPGEHLNIPTPNGTWSPRIVGIYADYGNPKGHVLISSEHLLRGWPQLTPNRFNLRIDPAQTPALLNALQARFALDDNRIVDQARLKGWSVQVFERTFAATAALNSLTLAVAGVALFISLLTQSQSRLSQLAPLWALGVTRKQLMLLNLGQTWLLAVLTLLLALPLGIALAWCLDAVINVQAFGWRLPLRVFPLQLLQLMGLALLATLLASAWPLYSLYRTQPADLLRTFAHED from the coding sequence ATGATCTGGCGGCAAACCCTGCGCGCGCTGCTCAGCCACTGGCGGCGCCATCCCGTGCAGTTCTTCAGTGTGCTGACCGGGCTGTGGCTGGCCACCAGTCTGCTCACCGGCGTCGAGGCGCTGAACAGTCAGGCGCGCGACAGCTACGCGCGGGCCAGCCAGATGATCGGCGGCGAACCACAGGCCAGCCTGAGCACGCCAAATGGGGCACTGTTTCCCCAGCGCTGGTTTATCGAATTGCGCCGTCAGGGCTGGCCGGTGTCGCCGGTGTTGCAGGGGCGGCTGACGCTCAAGGGCCAGGAAGATCAGCGCATTCAGGTGATGGGCATCGAGCCGGTGTCGCTGCCGTCGGATTCCGCAGTAGCCGGGCAGGCGATGCCGATCGAGCGCATCGTCGAATTTTTCAGCCCGCCGGGCAGCACCTGGATTTCCCCGGACACGATGCGAATGCTCGGCTTGCGCGAAGGTGATACAGCGCAAACCGCGAGCGGCCAGACCCTGCCGCCGCTGCTCGCGCAGAAGGACATGGCGCCGGGCCTGTTACTGGTCGACATCGGCGTAGCGCAAAGACTGCTCGACCAGCCTGAGCAATTGTCTCGGCTGCTGTTGCCCAAGGATTTTCATCAGGAATTACCAGCGAGTTTCACCGATCGCTTGCAGCTCAAAAGCAGCGGTGAAGAAAACAATCTCGCGCGGCTGACCGAGAGCTTTCATCTCAATCTCGATGCTTTGGGATTTCTCTCGTTTCTGGTCGGCCTGTTCATCGTCCACGCTGCCATCGGCCTCGCTCTGGAACAGCGCCGAGGCTTGCTGCGCACGTTGCGTGCCTGTGGCGTGAGTGCACGAATGCTGATCGCGTGTCTGGTGGTTGAACTGGGTGTGCTGGCGCTGATCGGTGGATTGTTCGGTGTGATCAGCGGCTATTGGCTGGCCAGCGTGCTGCTGCCGGACGTCGCCGCCAGCCTGCGCGGTCTGTATGGCGCGGAAGTGGCGGGGCAGTTGCGTTTGAGTCCCTGGTGGTGGTTCAGCGGCATCGGCCTGAGCCTGCTTGGCGCCTTGCTGGCCGGGGCCAACAGTCTGCTGCGGGCGGCGCGCCTGCCGTTGCTGGCGGTGGCTGATCCGCAGGCGTGGCATCAACAGTATTCGCGCTGGTTGCGTCGGCAGGGTTGGCTGGCGGCGGCGCTGCTGACGATTGCGCTGGCGGCGCTGGTCTGGGGCGACAGCCTGAGCAGCGGTTTCGTGCTGATGGCCGGGCTGTTGCTCGGTGCCGCGCTGGCCTTGCCGGTGCTGCTCAGCGCGTTATTGAACCCGTTGCTCGGGCGCAGTCGTTCGGTGCTCGGCCAGTGGTTTCTCGCCGACTGCCGCCAGCAACTGCCAGCCCTGAGTCTGGCGCTGATGGCGCTGCTGTTGGCACTCGCCGCCAACATCGGCGCCGGCAGCATGACCGCCGGTTTTCGCCAGACCTTCAACGACTGGCTCGAACAACGCCTGAGCGCCGAGTTGTACATAAACCCGGCCAACCCGGCGCAAGCCCGCGAGATGCACAGCTGGCTCAAGCAGCAGCCCAATGTGACTGCTGTGCTGCCCAACTGGCAAGTCTCGGTGACGCTGCAAGGCTGGCCGGCCGACGTCTACGGCATCATCGATCACTCGTACTATCGCCAGCACTGGCCGTTGCTCGACAACAGTGGCAGCGATCCGTGGGGCAAACTGGCCACGGATGATGCGGTGATGCTCAGCGAACAACTGGCGCGTCGCCTGAAGTTGAAGCCGGGCGAGCATCTGAACATTCCCACGCCGAACGGCACATGGTCGCCGCGCATCGTCGGCATCTACGCCGACTACGGCAATCCGAAGGGGCACGTGCTGATCAGCAGTGAGCACCTGCTGCGCGGCTGGCCGCAACTCACGCCGAACCGCTTCAATTTGCGTATCGATCCAGCACAGACTCCGGCGCTGCTCAACGCCTTGCAGGCGCGTTTTGCGCTGGATGACAACCGCATCGTCGATCAGGCGCGGCTCAAGGGCTGGTCGGTGCAAGTCTTCGAACGCACCTTTGCCGCGACGGCGGCGTTGAACAGCCTGACCTTGGCCGTGGCTGGGGTGGCGCTGTTCATCAGTCTGCTGACCCAGAGCCAGAGTCGTCTCAGTCAACTCGCACCGCTGTGGGCGCTGGGCGTGACGCGCAAACAATTGATGCTGCTCAACCTCGGCCAGACCTGGCTGCTCGCCGTATTGACGTTGCTGTTGGCGCTGCCGCTGGGCATTGCTTTGGCATGGTGCCTGGATGCGGTGATCAACGTGCAGGCATTCGGCTGGCGCCTGCCGTTGCGGGTGTTTCCGTTGCAGTTGTTGCAACTGATGGGCCTGGCCTTGCTGGCGACTCTGTTGGCTTCGGCATGGCCGCTGTATTCGCTGTACCGCACGCAACCGGCGGACTTGCTGAGGACGTTTGCCCATGAGGACTAA
- a CDS encoding ABC transporter ATP-binding protein: MLEVRDVFKSYATPQGLLPVLQGVDLTLEAGGSLALMGESGSGKSTLLHLVAGLDKVDSGSIRSGEHRLEAMSEAQLANWRRTEIGLVFQQFNLIGSLRVEDNLAFQARLAGRHEPRWQAHLVQRLGLGDLLSRYPEQLSGGQQQRVALGRALASQPKLLLADEPTGSLDEATSDEVLRLLLELLDDTPTTLLMVTHSQRVAARLAQRVVLSNGRVA; this comes from the coding sequence ATGCTTGAGGTTCGCGACGTTTTCAAAAGCTATGCCACGCCACAGGGATTGTTGCCGGTGCTGCAAGGCGTCGACCTGACGCTGGAGGCCGGTGGCAGCCTCGCGCTGATGGGCGAATCGGGCAGTGGCAAAAGCACGCTGCTGCATCTGGTGGCGGGGCTGGACAAGGTCGACAGCGGCAGCATTCGCAGCGGCGAACATCGCCTGGAAGCCATGAGCGAAGCGCAACTGGCGAACTGGCGGCGCACGGAAATCGGTCTGGTGTTTCAGCAGTTCAACCTGATCGGCAGCCTGCGCGTGGAAGACAACCTTGCCTTTCAGGCGCGCCTGGCCGGGCGCCATGAGCCGCGCTGGCAGGCGCATCTGGTGCAGCGTCTGGGTCTAGGCGATCTGCTCTCGCGGTATCCCGAGCAACTCTCTGGCGGCCAGCAGCAACGAGTCGCATTGGGCCGGGCATTGGCTTCGCAGCCGAAATTGCTGTTGGCCGATGAACCCACCGGCAGCCTCGATGAAGCGACCAGCGATGAAGTGCTGCGGCTGTTGCTGGAATTGCTCGATGACACGCCGACGACCCTGCTGATGGTCACCCACAGTCAGCGCGTGGCGGCGCGATTGGCCCAGCGTGTGGTGTTGTCGAACGGGCGGGTCGCCTGA
- a CDS encoding lipocalin-like domain-containing protein — translation MRTNWLVLMIALLLGGCDQPAPEEKGFAGMGDQAQSFTPVVPGRVFSFPADHGAHDGFRIEWWYVTANLKDQQGNDFGVQWTLFRSALKPVAEQAGWGNQTIWLGHAAVTSRSVHHAAERYARGGVGQAGVRLAPFEAWIDDWMFASQAQDPLRDMQLSARDKNFAYQLRLTSSRPLVLQGDNGFSQKSEEGQASYYYSQPFFQASGTLQIDGQTYTVSGPAWLDREWSSQPLTANQTGWDWFSLHLDSGEHVMLYRMRQKDGAPYLTGTWIAADGQIQTLHSEQISLVPQDTAKVADRPMPVKWSIRIPDKQLDISVDALNRNAWMDLRIPYWEGPVKIDGSHPGQGYLEMTGY, via the coding sequence ATGAGGACTAATTGGCTCGTGCTGATGATTGCACTGCTGCTCGGTGGCTGCGATCAGCCTGCACCTGAGGAAAAGGGCTTTGCCGGCATGGGCGATCAGGCGCAATCCTTCACCCCGGTGGTGCCCGGTCGGGTGTTCAGCTTCCCCGCCGATCATGGCGCGCATGATGGTTTTCGCATCGAGTGGTGGTACGTCACCGCCAATCTCAAGGATCAGCAGGGCAATGATTTTGGCGTACAATGGACGCTGTTCCGTAGCGCCCTGAAACCCGTCGCTGAGCAGGCCGGTTGGGGCAACCAAACGATCTGGCTGGGCCATGCGGCAGTCACTTCGCGCTCGGTGCACCACGCCGCCGAGCGCTACGCCCGGGGCGGAGTAGGCCAGGCCGGCGTGCGCCTGGCGCCGTTCGAAGCGTGGATCGATGACTGGATGTTTGCCAGTCAGGCGCAGGATCCGTTGCGCGATATGCAACTCAGTGCTCGTGACAAGAATTTCGCTTATCAACTGCGCCTCACCTCCAGCCGCCCGCTGGTGCTGCAAGGCGACAACGGTTTCAGCCAGAAATCCGAAGAAGGTCAGGCCTCGTATTACTACAGCCAGCCGTTTTTCCAGGCCAGCGGTACGCTGCAGATCGACGGCCAGACCTACACCGTCAGCGGCCCGGCATGGCTCGATCGCGAGTGGAGCAGTCAGCCACTCACCGCCAATCAAACTGGCTGGGACTGGTTCTCGCTGCATCTGGACAGTGGCGAACATGTGATGCTTTACCGCATGCGGCAGAAGGACGGCGCGCCTTATCTGACCGGCACCTGGATCGCCGCTGACGGGCAGATTCAGACATTGCACAGCGAGCAGATCAGCCTCGTTCCTCAGGATACGGCCAAGGTGGCTGATCGACCGATGCCGGTGAAATGGTCGATCCGCATTCCCGACAAGCAACTCGATATCAGCGTTGATGCGCTCAATCGCAATGCGTGGATGGATTTGCGTATTCCGTATTGGGAAGGTCCGGTGAAGATTGACGGCAGCCATCCTGGCCAAGGCTATCTGGAAATGACCGGGTATTGA
- a CDS encoding RHS repeat-associated core domain-containing protein, with translation MDRVAFVDNQLNTFKDSLKLYQEQTKTWYAQALDKGSRAADMPSLLGMERVIKAGNTSKTVSMTDGNFTSNVAQCPLKGPLLIESKFESVYDIPVGDIEVEIVAVDGGAVSKVKLDAQGKAAWTGGVPGKFYTIRVHNEVTPAQIDALFSSYSGVTAELEGFLRKEWAGFKPQWSNLSTSGTAMAIGNGILEGGWEAIKGVWDGISLVLDILQDPGKFAKDLGAGADELIKVAKSSPDIMKKAMLLASDEAALFLLVRSAVIWLAGLPPMKMAGDVAKMTTAIVVGIAIDIVIGVVLTIAAEGTGVIYLAARLKKYGELVIKAVIGFVKSVFKIINGFMEYVAKYTAVAARGVTAKVRNGISELRFDGKRVTTVETPKTRHDAPAQSKTPDEKSATCAKNTCTNGCPVSMVTGEELLTLTDGELGGPAPFSWTRLYRTSAAEIDCGLGFGWSHALAQRIEINADEVVWTDHENRVITFPLPSIQRPAITNSLSEAAIFIGDDPSELILTQAGEHAQFYHFRYDCKGATLIAISDKYDNRLHVTRDIHGRIKRIDNGAGRALLLRYDRKHIVAVDYQQFTPADNLEDVWTTVQTIISYAYDSQHRLIEAKNAAGEAERYAYNDQNVILERRLAGGARFYWEWEKEGKSARCIHHWANFSQMDTRYVWDDKGSVTVTNADGSEEIYTHDDQARLVAQIDPDGAENLKAYDDKGRLVAEQNPLGAITEYRYNESGHLVAVIPPEDEPTGYEYSRGFVSKVVRGKAVWKYQRNNQGDITQQTDPDGNTTYYSYDRRGRLQEIGLPDGSRHQLGWNSLGQLLEERLPGGSQRKYRYDALGRQITRQDENGAITHFQWDAANRLAQITLPGGATRAFTYNAYGRVTAERDELGRITRYEYADNLHLVSRRINPDGSQLRYRYDNSRLLLTEIENERGEHYHLDYYANGLIQQETGFDGRRTAYEYDLNGQLLKKTEFGDDGSELVTEYQRDAAGRLLVKTLPDGDEIHYSYDALGRLVNVDDGHWPLAYKYDLQDRLIEEHQGWGTLRYEYDCVGQLKYCRLPDGSKLDYRYQPGGQLSSIDLNGSRLTSHQFSAGREQQRQQGLLLSQYQYDEQGRLQAHSVSQRDKHLFQRRYQYDANGNLAGIDDSRKGNRSYHYDPLDRLISVRGAMPESFAHDPAGNLLGQNELPAANLANVKGNRLLMQGDRHYDYDAYGNLIRERRGTGQKLVTEYNYDCQHRLIGVSLPGGSTASYKYDAFGRRIEKTVDGHTIEFLWQGERLIAESAENRYRSYIYEPGSFRPLAMLDGEGPLRAAPFYYQLDHLGTPQELTDYSGEIMWSAKYRAYGNLAALDVSEIDNPLRFQGQYFDAETGLHYNRHRYYNPRTGRFLTPDPIKLAGGLNSYQYVPNPTGWVDPLGLNTCPGGDKCVPGQGAEIPEGKARVSDGAPPPPDVQWTNHGNKHVAPKAPWPSVVKSTANGGAAKYLPGTDIEALERHAFANGQDVNNGKPWKVIDMGKTIGANDGKETQYMRVELSANTIHGHPISEESFRKLTKKKK, from the coding sequence ATGGATCGCGTTGCCTTTGTTGACAACCAACTGAACACCTTCAAGGACAGTCTGAAGCTGTATCAGGAACAAACAAAAACCTGGTACGCACAGGCTCTCGACAAGGGTAGCCGTGCCGCGGACATGCCGTCCTTGTTGGGCATGGAGCGTGTCATCAAGGCGGGCAACACCAGTAAAACGGTGAGCATGACCGACGGTAACTTCACCTCGAACGTGGCTCAATGTCCGCTCAAAGGTCCGTTGCTGATCGAGAGCAAATTCGAATCGGTTTACGACATTCCCGTCGGCGATATCGAAGTCGAAATCGTGGCCGTGGACGGTGGTGCTGTCAGCAAGGTCAAACTCGACGCCCAAGGCAAAGCCGCATGGACCGGCGGTGTGCCCGGCAAGTTCTACACGATTCGCGTCCATAACGAAGTGACCCCGGCGCAGATCGACGCCCTCTTCAGTTCTTACAGCGGCGTGACTGCGGAGCTCGAAGGTTTCCTGCGCAAGGAATGGGCCGGCTTCAAACCGCAATGGTCGAATCTTTCAACCTCCGGCACAGCCATGGCCATCGGCAACGGCATTCTTGAAGGTGGCTGGGAAGCGATCAAGGGTGTATGGGACGGTATCAGTCTCGTGCTCGATATCCTCCAGGACCCAGGAAAATTTGCGAAAGATCTCGGCGCTGGCGCAGACGAGCTGATCAAAGTCGCCAAAAGCTCGCCGGACATCATGAAAAAGGCCATGTTGCTGGCCAGTGACGAAGCGGCTTTGTTTTTGCTGGTGCGCAGTGCGGTGATCTGGCTGGCGGGCTTGCCGCCGATGAAGATGGCGGGCGATGTAGCGAAGATGACCACGGCCATTGTCGTAGGCATTGCGATCGACATCGTGATCGGCGTGGTATTGACCATCGCGGCCGAAGGTACCGGCGTCATCTACCTTGCGGCCCGACTGAAGAAGTACGGAGAGCTTGTCATCAAGGCCGTGATCGGCTTCGTGAAGTCGGTGTTCAAGATCATCAACGGCTTTATGGAGTATGTCGCCAAGTACACCGCAGTGGCGGCCCGAGGGGTGACGGCGAAGGTCAGGAACGGGATTTCCGAGTTGCGTTTTGATGGGAAGCGTGTGACCACCGTCGAAACCCCGAAAACCCGGCACGATGCCCCTGCACAATCCAAGACCCCAGATGAAAAAAGCGCAACTTGCGCAAAGAACACTTGCACTAACGGCTGCCCGGTCTCCATGGTCACTGGCGAAGAGCTACTGACGCTGACCGATGGAGAGCTCGGAGGGCCTGCACCCTTTAGCTGGACTCGTCTCTATCGGACCAGCGCAGCGGAAATCGATTGTGGGCTGGGTTTTGGCTGGAGCCACGCGTTAGCCCAACGGATAGAAATCAACGCCGATGAAGTGGTATGGACTGATCATGAAAACCGGGTGATCACCTTCCCACTTCCAAGCATCCAACGCCCGGCGATAACCAATAGCCTCTCGGAAGCAGCCATCTTCATCGGGGACGATCCTTCAGAACTTATTCTCACTCAGGCTGGCGAGCATGCTCAGTTCTATCACTTCCGCTACGATTGCAAAGGCGCAACACTGATAGCCATCAGTGACAAATACGACAACCGCCTTCATGTCACGCGCGATATTCACGGTCGGATCAAACGTATCGACAATGGTGCCGGTCGTGCCCTGCTGTTGCGCTACGACCGTAAACACATTGTGGCAGTCGACTATCAACAGTTCACACCCGCAGACAATCTGGAAGATGTATGGACCACTGTCCAGACGATCATCAGTTATGCCTACGATTCGCAACATCGCTTGATTGAAGCGAAAAACGCCGCCGGAGAAGCCGAGCGTTACGCCTATAACGATCAAAACGTCATTCTCGAGCGCCGTTTAGCCGGAGGTGCCAGGTTCTATTGGGAATGGGAAAAAGAGGGCAAATCTGCACGCTGTATTCATCACTGGGCGAACTTCTCGCAGATGGATACTCGCTATGTTTGGGATGATAAAGGAAGCGTTACTGTCACGAACGCAGACGGTAGCGAAGAGATATACACCCACGACGACCAGGCCCGACTGGTTGCTCAAATTGATCCGGACGGAGCCGAAAATCTCAAAGCATATGACGATAAGGGACGCTTGGTTGCAGAGCAAAATCCGCTCGGAGCTATCACCGAATACCGATACAACGAATCAGGGCATCTGGTCGCGGTCATACCTCCAGAAGACGAACCAACGGGCTATGAATATAGCCGTGGGTTCGTAAGTAAGGTCGTTCGCGGTAAAGCAGTCTGGAAATATCAGCGCAATAATCAAGGCGATATCACCCAGCAGACAGATCCGGACGGCAACACCACCTACTACAGCTATGACCGTCGGGGGCGTTTGCAGGAAATCGGCCTGCCCGATGGCAGCCGGCACCAGTTGGGCTGGAATAGTCTCGGCCAGCTACTGGAAGAGCGCCTGCCTGGTGGTAGTCAGCGCAAATACCGTTACGACGCACTCGGCCGGCAGATCACACGTCAGGACGAAAACGGTGCCATCACGCACTTCCAATGGGATGCCGCGAATCGCCTGGCACAAATTACTTTGCCCGGTGGAGCAACACGGGCATTTACATACAACGCATACGGTCGAGTCACCGCCGAACGCGACGAGCTCGGCCGTATCACCCGCTACGAATACGCTGACAACCTGCACCTCGTCAGCCGCCGCATCAACCCCGACGGCAGCCAACTGCGCTATCGCTACGACAACTCGCGCCTGCTGCTCACTGAAATCGAAAACGAGCGCGGCGAGCACTACCACCTTGATTACTACGCCAACGGTCTGATTCAACAAGAAACCGGTTTCGACGGCCGCCGCACCGCATACGAGTACGACCTCAACGGCCAACTGCTGAAGAAAACCGAGTTCGGTGACGACGGTAGTGAACTGGTCACCGAATACCAGCGTGATGCCGCAGGCCGCTTGCTGGTCAAGACGCTGCCCGATGGTGACGAGATTCATTACAGCTACGATGCGCTCGGTCGCCTTGTCAATGTCGATGACGGCCATTGGCCGCTCGCCTATAAATACGATTTGCAAGACCGACTCATCGAAGAACACCAGGGCTGGGGCACTCTGCGCTACGAATACGACTGCGTTGGCCAGCTCAAGTACTGCCGTTTGCCCGATGGCAGCAAACTCGATTACCGCTACCAACCTGGCGGGCAACTCAGCAGCATCGACCTCAACGGCTCGCGGCTGACCAGCCACCAATTCAGCGCTGGTCGCGAACAACAACGCCAACAAGGGTTGCTGCTCAGCCAATACCAATACGATGAACAGGGCCGCCTGCAAGCGCACAGCGTGAGCCAGCGGGACAAACACCTGTTCCAGCGCCGCTACCAATACGACGCCAACGGCAACCTCGCCGGCATCGACGACAGCCGCAAAGGCAATCGCAGCTATCACTACGACCCGCTGGATCGCCTGATCAGCGTCCGCGGCGCCATGCCTGAGAGCTTCGCCCATGACCCGGCAGGCAACCTCCTCGGACAAAATGAACTACCTGCGGCGAACCTCGCCAACGTCAAAGGCAACCGCCTGCTGATGCAAGGCGACCGCCATTACGATTACGACGCCTACGGCAACCTGATCCGCGAACGCCGTGGCACCGGCCAAAAGCTCGTCACTGAATACAATTACGACTGTCAGCACCGCCTGATCGGCGTCAGCCTGCCAGGCGGCAGCACAGCATCCTACAAATACGATGCCTTCGGCCGCCGCATCGAGAAAACCGTCGACGGCCACACCATTGAATTCCTCTGGCAAGGCGAGCGCCTCATCGCTGAAAGCGCAGAGAACCGCTATCGCAGCTACATCTACGAACCGGGCAGTTTCCGCCCTTTGGCCATGCTTGATGGAGAGGGCCCGCTTAGAGCGGCACCCTTCTACTACCAACTCGACCACCTCGGAACGCCGCAGGAACTAACCGACTACAGCGGCGAGATCATGTGGTCGGCGAAATACCGCGCCTACGGCAACCTCGCGGCGCTGGATGTGAGCGAAATCGATAATCCGCTGCGTTTTCAAGGGCAGTATTTCGACGCCGAGACAGGGTTACATTACAACCGCCACCGCTACTACAATCCGAGGACTGGCCGGTTCTTGACGCCGGATCCGATCAAGCTTGCGGGTGGGTTGAATAGCTACCAGTACGTGCCTAACCCTACGGGGTGGGTGGATCCCCTAGGGTTGAATACTTGTCCAGGCGGAGATAAATGCGTTCCGGGGCAAGGCGCTGAAATACCTGAAGGAAAAGCCAGGGTAAGCGATGGAGCCCCGCCTCCTCCCGACGTTCAATGGACAAATCATGGCAATAAACATGTGGCGCCTAAGGCTCCTTGGCCATCTGTTGTAAAATCGACCGCTAATGGAGGTGCAGCTAAATATCTACCCGGCACGGACATTGAAGCGTTAGAACGGCACGCGTTTGCAAATGGTCAAGATGTTAACAACGGAAAACCATGGAAAGTAATTGACATGGGAAAAACCATAGGCGCCAATGACGGAAAAGAAACTCAGTACATGAGAGTGGAGTTAAGTGCAAACACAATACATGGGCATCCAATATCAGAAGAATCGTTTAGAAAACTAACGAAAAAGAAGAAATGA